In Methyloprofundus sedimenti, the genomic window TCAACATTAAAAAGCTTGATTTTAATTTTGATAATTTGGGATTTGGGGGTGATAGCTGTAGTTTGCACCTGAGCATAGAGAATTACTCAGATTTTGATGATGATATTCCTTTTTAGAGTTTTTTCGCATCAGTATTCCCTATTTGTCGACTTGTACTGTAACCCGGAAGCTTATGAAATAACACGTAGACTCCCGCTGGTCTGAGCTAAGCAAATGGTTAGAAGAAAATAAGTTTACCCTGAACCCAGTTATTCAATTTTATTTCAAAATATCATGGAACACCTAAACAACAAAACAAGCAGAACGGCTATTTTAAGCTTAATTTTCTCGGCTTTATTAACCGGCTGTTCGACTCTTTCCGTAGCTGAGAAACCGACCATTCATGCCGCCTACACGCTATTCGCCCCTTCTCAAAGTGGCGACCCGCTCATCTATGCACGCACGGTAATTGATGGTGTCAATGCGGACTGTCCAACTTTATCCAGCGAACAAGAGTCGATACCTACTACCCCGCGTCACAATCCAGACTCAAATCACTTCCCGGTAACGGTCTGTGAAGCGATCATCCCATTCAACCGTACGTTGACTATACTCGGCACCAACATCAAGTTTGCCGCAGTTAAACGCTCTCCAGTAAACATTCTTGTCATCGGTGACAGCGGCTGTAAAAAGAAAGACTGCACGAAAGGTGAGAGCGCTCAACCTTTTGGCCAATTGGCTATTGATGCCGCAAAACAGCCTGCCGATTTGATTCTCCATATGGGGGATTATAACTATCGAGGAACCCAAGGGAGTCTGAAATTCAAGGGCAAAAAACACCCCATCTACGATGCAGGTGATAACTCCCCCACCGATTCGCAATGCGAGCTGGAGGGCCCATATTATAGTCAGAATGCGCTTGGCAGCTCGAAAGCCGACCACTGGAAAAAATGGCGCGATGATTTTTTCCGGCCCGCCGAACCTCTGTTAATGAGCGCCCCGTGGGTTTTTGCACGAGGTAACCATGAGCTCTGCAGTCGAGCGGGGCCGGGCTGGTTCTATTTTCTCGGCCCGGGCAGCAATTTGAACGGTGCAGCTATGCCTCAATTAAGTTGCCCAGATCAAGGCGATCTAGCCAAACCGGATCGCAATGTTCTCTCTCATCTTAAATTTGTCGAGCCTTATCAACTAAAATTGACTGGCTTGCAGTTACTCGTTTTAGACAGCGCCAATGCTTGTGATGGTTATGATCCGCAGGAGACAACCACGCTTTACACCAGGCAACTTGATCAACTCGCAGCGATGAGCACGAATCAGACAATAAGCTGGTTAGTCACTCACCGACCATTTTGGGGAATCAAGAATAAGGGTAAACAAGCGGTCAATGTAACGCTGCAGAAAGCCCTTGCCAACAGTAAAAACACCGCACTGCCATCCGCTGTAAAGCTCGTCTTATCCGGCCACAAACATCTGTTTCAATCACTCACTTTCCCCAGCCAGCGTCCTCCCCAGTTGCTCGTCGGTAATAGTGGTGTAGCACTCACTTCTCATGCTACGGAAGGTTCATTCAAAGATCTCATTGATGATCAGCTCGCTAACATTGACACCATCGTTCAATTTGGTTATTTAACGATCTCATATAAGACTGATGGTTCATGGCATGGTGTGCTTCGCGATGGCACAAAAAAGCTCGCAACATGCAACAGCTCAAACTTACCAGGTTCCATATGTCAAGCTGAGCCATAAAGGCGCATACGCAGATAAAATTCTTGCATCTCGCTTATAAAAGAGTCTGGTTTCTGAGTAACTGGGGGCGGGTACGAATTAAATACCCTCTTTTTAATTTGTTCCTAATATTAATAATGGCTTTCATTCCTTCATCAAGAACAGATTATCTGGTTTTGTCAGTTTAGACTCATTTCGTATTGAAGAAGGCTATTAATAGTAAGGTTCAATTGACCAAACGAAGTGCAAGAGGCTATCGCAATATTGAGTGTTTATTAGCAATATTTACTTCCTAATGTGGTAAGTTATTGTCGATTACCCACGGTATTTCACATAGAGCCAATATTTTGTTGAGTTTATTTTATGCCTGCCCTGAGTAGTGATAAGATACTGCCATGCAAGAACTAACAACTTTAAAATTAATTGAACGTATCAGTACTTTGCTGAGAGCTGAGCAGCGAAAAAAATATTCAGCGTTAGGACTGCAGCCAGTGCATATCCAGACACTTGATTACTTAGCTAGTTGCAATCGATTTAGTGATACACCAGCAGCGGTCACTGATTATTTAGGCTTAACCAAAGGTACCGTGTCCCAAACGCTTCAGGTTCTAGAACGTAAAGGTTATCTTGAAAAGCAGCAAGATGCTGCTGATAAACGCAGTGTGCATTTGAAAATTTTAGCTCCGGGACAAAAGCTCCTCAAAAGTATTACTCCTTTTGACGTGTTTATCAAAGCTGAACAAGCCATTGCCAATAAGCAATTTGATTCTATCACTGCCGCGCTATATGAAGCATTAGTTGCATTACAAAATGTTAATGGCACAAGTAGTTTTGGCCAGTGCAAGAACTGCATTACCTTCAGTGAGGAAAACGATCACTACTACTGCCTATTAATGCAACAGCCTTTAGATCAGGCTGATATAGAAAAAATTTGTCGAGAATTTATCTCTGTTACCAATTCTGGCTTAGTTTAACTGAGTCAACTAAACTTTATTTACATACTTTACTCAGGAATAAAAATGTTTGATCCAAAGTCTATTGATGATATTGCCACACGCTTAAGTGATGCTATTCCTCCTGGTTTTGCTAATCTAAAAGCAGATATGGAGAAAAATTTTCGAGCCATTTTACAAGGCGCTTTAGGTAAAATGGATTTAGTAACCCGGGAGGAATTTGAAGTACAAAAAGGTGTATTAGCCAAAACACGTTCTAAACTAGACAATCTCGAACAACGTGTTGCCGATATGGAACAACAACTTTCAAAGTAAGCAACCGTACAAAAGTGGGGGTGGGCAATTGCCCGCTCTATGCTACGCTCAGAAATAGTTTCATATCATTTTTTTAATTCTATTGGTTAAACCTCCAGAACGTTCAACCCTACGTCGAATAGTTTCTAAAAATACTGTTTTATTAGTCGTCAGCTTAAGTGATTCCTTAGCACGGGTAATACCTGTATAAATAAGTTCCTTAGTTAAAATAGGATTCATCGATTCCGGTAAAACCAACAGCACTTCATTAAATTCAGAGCCCTGGCTTTTGTGAATAGTCATGGCAAATACAGTCTCACAATTTGATAGCCGTGCTGGCATATACTTTCTTATCGAACCATCCGGCATTATGAAAAAAACCATTAATTGCCCACCATTTTCTGTGTCTGGCATGCAGAGGCCAATATCACCATTATATAAACGCAACACAGGATCATTCTGAACAATCATAATGGGTCGCCCGCTATACCACTCCCCTGAACTTTGTATTAATTTTTTTTCTTTTAACTTTTGAGCTACATGATAATTAATATCATCCACACTATTCACACCTTGGCGAGTTGCACAAAGCACCTGAAATGCATTGAATGCAACAAAGCAAC contains:
- a CDS encoding metallophosphoesterase, which translates into the protein MEHLNNKTSRTAILSLIFSALLTGCSTLSVAEKPTIHAAYTLFAPSQSGDPLIYARTVIDGVNADCPTLSSEQESIPTTPRHNPDSNHFPVTVCEAIIPFNRTLTILGTNIKFAAVKRSPVNILVIGDSGCKKKDCTKGESAQPFGQLAIDAAKQPADLILHMGDYNYRGTQGSLKFKGKKHPIYDAGDNSPTDSQCELEGPYYSQNALGSSKADHWKKWRDDFFRPAEPLLMSAPWVFARGNHELCSRAGPGWFYFLGPGSNLNGAAMPQLSCPDQGDLAKPDRNVLSHLKFVEPYQLKLTGLQLLVLDSANACDGYDPQETTTLYTRQLDQLAAMSTNQTISWLVTHRPFWGIKNKGKQAVNVTLQKALANSKNTALPSAVKLVLSGHKHLFQSLTFPSQRPPQLLVGNSGVALTSHATEGSFKDLIDDQLANIDTIVQFGYLTISYKTDGSWHGVLRDGTKKLATCNSSNLPGSICQAEP
- a CDS encoding transposase, with amino-acid sequence MKKAINSKVQLTKRSARGYRNIECLLAIFTS
- a CDS encoding MarR family winged helix-turn-helix transcriptional regulator; translated protein: MQELTTLKLIERISTLLRAEQRKKYSALGLQPVHIQTLDYLASCNRFSDTPAAVTDYLGLTKGTVSQTLQVLERKGYLEKQQDAADKRSVHLKILAPGQKLLKSITPFDVFIKAEQAIANKQFDSITAALYEALVALQNVNGTSSFGQCKNCITFSEENDHYYCLLMQQPLDQADIEKICREFISVTNSGLV
- the ubiK gene encoding ubiquinone biosynthesis accessory factor UbiK; translation: MFDPKSIDDIATRLSDAIPPGFANLKADMEKNFRAILQGALGKMDLVTREEFEVQKGVLAKTRSKLDNLEQRVADMEQQLSK